One bacterium genomic region harbors:
- a CDS encoding OmpA family protein, whose translation MTDRKIKNGVLLLVLVALVALAGCSCKEYEEQIMQLDAQIAELQQDLSDRDAVISERERVAEDLRANLAECKDENAVLVEELEEVVMISVPDQLSFSASQVIVLDTMVPTLEAIAATVRQHENWDVFVEGFTDNKKILEEYQEQYPSNWELGAFRSAAVVRYMTNNLNLPAERFAVVSYGPYRPVASNDTAEGRSANRMVRIVLHKVEH comes from the coding sequence ATGACCGATCGCAAGATCAAGAACGGTGTCCTGCTTCTCGTGCTGGTGGCCCTGGTGGCCCTGGCCGGTTGCTCCTGCAAGGAGTACGAAGAGCAGATCATGCAGCTGGACGCCCAGATCGCCGAACTGCAGCAGGACCTGTCCGACCGCGACGCCGTGATCAGCGAGCGCGAGCGGGTGGCCGAGGATCTGCGGGCCAACCTGGCCGAGTGCAAGGACGAGAACGCCGTCCTGGTCGAGGAGCTCGAAGAGGTCGTCATGATCTCCGTGCCCGACCAGCTGAGCTTCTCGGCCAGCCAGGTCATCGTGCTCGACACCATGGTGCCGACGCTCGAGGCCATCGCCGCCACCGTGCGCCAGCACGAGAACTGGGACGTGTTCGTCGAGGGCTTCACGGACAACAAGAAGATCCTCGAGGAGTACCAGGAGCAGTACCCGTCGAACTGGGAGCTGGGCGCCTTCCGCTCGGCCGCCGTCGTGCGCTACATGACGAACAACCTGAACCTGCCGGCGGAGCGCTTCGCCGTGGTGAGCTACGGTCCGTACCGTCCGGTGGCGAGCAACGACACCGCCGAGGGCCGTTCGGCGAACCGCATGGTCCGCATCGTCCTGCACAAGGTCGAGCACTAG